A genomic window from Gammaproteobacteria bacterium includes:
- a CDS encoding protein phosphatase 2C domain-containing protein, with protein sequence MIYSLSQYSLQGGRKSNQDRIAYAERENSILMVLADGLGGHRGGDVAAEVFTESVIRSYLGIKNSFIKEPSAFLALAMLGAHHNVLAQRDVLGDNAKPRTTGVACLVQDGYAYWAHVGDSRLYHIRGGTVIERTRDHSVVERMYSEGLIAKEEIRTHPQKSHITQCIGSSNKPKITLGKETRLHTGDYLLLCSDGVWEGLPSPQLAAHLENTSIEEAVENILHTVEDKMGAGCDNISIIALKWQDRATTKPPLQKGFKTEITEDVLREQAMAKSRRRAASKPEPDHLPADEPDSATTEVEPAHPDKRKDIGSEIAELEDFLKKKSQK encoded by the coding sequence TTGATATACAGCCTGTCCCAATACTCCCTGCAAGGCGGTCGCAAAAGCAACCAGGATCGCATTGCCTATGCCGAACGTGAGAATTCCATTCTCATGGTGCTTGCCGATGGGCTCGGCGGCCACCGCGGTGGCGACGTGGCCGCCGAGGTGTTTACCGAGTCCGTGATTCGCTCGTACCTCGGAATCAAGAACAGCTTTATCAAGGAGCCGTCAGCGTTCCTGGCGCTTGCCATGCTCGGTGCGCATCACAATGTACTGGCACAACGTGACGTGCTTGGGGACAATGCCAAACCTCGCACCACCGGTGTCGCCTGCCTGGTACAGGATGGTTATGCCTACTGGGCCCACGTGGGTGACAGCCGGCTGTACCATATTCGTGGCGGCACGGTCATTGAGCGCACCAGAGACCATAGCGTTGTCGAGCGTATGTACAGCGAAGGACTGATCGCCAAGGAAGAGATTCGCACTCATCCGCAAAAGAGTCATATCACCCAATGCATCGGTTCCAGTAACAAGCCGAAAATCACGTTGGGCAAGGAAACCCGCTTGCACACTGGTGATTACCTGCTGTTATGCAGTGATGGCGTCTGGGAAGGACTGCCATCGCCGCAACTGGCGGCGCATCTGGAAAATACATCTATTGAAGAGGCGGTTGAAAATATCCTGCACACGGTTGAAGACAAGATGGGTGCGGGCTGTGACAATATTTCCATAATTGCGCTTAAATGGCAGGATCGGGCCACCACCAAGCCACCACTGCAAAAGGGTTTCAAAACGGAAATCACCGAAGACGTGCTGCGCGAACAGGCTATGGCCAAAAGCCGCCGACGAGCTGCTTCAAAACCCGAACCTGACCACCTGCCCGCTGACGAACCGGATTCAGCCACAACCGAAGTCGAACCCGCCCACCCAGACAAGCGCAAGGATATCGGCAGTGAAATTGCCGAGCTGGAAGATTTTCTCAAGAAAAAATCCCAAAAATAG
- a CDS encoding serine/threonine protein kinase, whose product MATKIKYALPKGRLLEHYRIDKTLGGGGFSVVYLATDLENSEQVVIKEYLPGAIASRNRDDSVHCLAEEHRRHFTIGFKRFLEEASALATLKHPNIVRVHNFFRANNTVYMVMDYEYGKDLRHFIKQYNGRLSEKFIRTVFPELLKGLDELHRNNLLHLDIKPANIFLRPGGKPLLLDFGAARDALDPSNAGPHTLTKGFAPIEQHQHKSVGPWSDLYALGASMYACMAGKAPPPATDRIVKDKLKPAAITSFGRNYSAQLLDAVDWCLQLHHADRPQTAWQLLEFLNEQDYTGPAAASPWYKKALGLLVK is encoded by the coding sequence ATGGCCACCAAAATCAAATACGCGCTGCCCAAGGGTCGGCTGCTTGAGCATTACCGCATCGACAAAACGCTTGGTGGTGGTGGCTTCAGCGTGGTTTACCTGGCAACCGATCTCGAGAACAGCGAGCAAGTAGTCATCAAGGAATATCTGCCCGGCGCCATTGCCAGTCGCAACCGGGATGATTCGGTTCACTGTCTCGCGGAGGAGCATCGCCGGCACTTCACCATCGGCTTCAAACGCTTTCTTGAAGAAGCGTCAGCACTGGCCACGCTCAAACATCCCAATATTGTTCGGGTACACAATTTCTTTCGGGCCAACAACACCGTATACATGGTCATGGACTATGAATACGGCAAGGATTTGCGCCACTTTATCAAGCAATATAATGGTCGCCTGTCGGAAAAATTCATTCGCACTGTGTTCCCTGAATTGCTCAAGGGACTGGACGAACTGCACCGAAACAACCTGCTGCACCTGGACATCAAGCCGGCCAACATTTTTCTGCGCCCGGGCGGCAAACCGTTATTGCTGGATTTTGGTGCAGCGCGGGATGCACTGGACCCGTCCAACGCCGGGCCACATACCCTGACCAAGGGTTTCGCTCCCATTGAACAACACCAGCACAAGTCTGTTGGCCCGTGGTCCGATCTTTACGCGCTCGGCGCATCAATGTATGCGTGCATGGCTGGCAAGGCGCCGCCACCGGCGACCGACAGGATCGTCAAGGACAAGCTGAAACCGGCGGCAATTACCTCGTTTGGCCGCAATTACAGTGCACAACTGCTGGATGCGGTGGACTGGTGCCTGCAACTGCACCATGCAGACAGGCCGCAAACCGCCTGGCAATTGCTCGAATTCCTGAACGAACAAGACTATACGGGACCGGCGGCCGCCAGCCCCTGGTACAAAAAGGCCCTGGGCCTGTTGGTCAAATAA
- the rph gene encoding ribonuclease PH → MRPSGRQTDELRNIKITRNYTCHAEGSVLVEFGRTKVLCNATVEEKVPRFLRNTGQGWVTAEYGMLPRSTGQRMDREAARGKQGGRTMEIQRLIGRSLRAAVDLVALGEHTITVDCDVIQADGGTRTASITGGCVALHDALSHLVENGSLAAHPLKHLVASVSVGIFQGTPILDLDYPEDSNAETDMNVVMDDSMRFIEIQGTAEAEPFSREEMLAMTELAEAGITRLLDEQRKALQG, encoded by the coding sequence ATGAGACCAAGCGGCAGACAAACAGACGAACTGCGCAATATCAAGATAACCCGTAATTATACTTGCCACGCCGAAGGCTCGGTGCTGGTGGAGTTTGGTCGCACCAAGGTATTGTGCAACGCCACTGTCGAAGAAAAGGTTCCGAGGTTTCTGCGCAATACCGGCCAGGGCTGGGTAACCGCCGAATACGGCATGCTGCCGCGTTCGACCGGCCAGCGCATGGACCGTGAGGCCGCGCGAGGCAAACAGGGTGGTCGCACCATGGAAATCCAGCGCCTCATTGGCCGTTCACTGCGCGCCGCAGTGGACCTGGTAGCACTGGGCGAACACACCATTACCGTTGATTGTGACGTGATCCAGGCTGATGGTGGCACCCGCACCGCTTCCATTACCGGTGGTTGTGTCGCCCTGCACGATGCCCTCAGCCACCTGGTGGAAAATGGCTCACTGGCGGCACACCCGCTCAAGCACCTGGTCGCTTCTGTATCTGTGGGCATTTTCCAGGGCACACCGATACTCGACCTGGATTACCCGGAAGACTCCAATGCCGAGACCGACATGAACGTGGTTATGGATGACAGCATGCGCTTTATTGAAATCCAGGGCACCGCTGAAGCCGAACCTTTCAGCCGCGAAGAAATGCTGGCCATGACTGAACTGGCCGAAGCCGGTATCACCAGGCTGCTTGATGAACAGCGAAAGGCACTGCAAGGATGA
- the rdgB gene encoding RdgB/HAM1 family non-canonical purine NTP pyrophosphatase, with protein MSDIVLASSNTGKVREIQALLADTDITIVPQSQFNVVDAEETGLTFVENAILKARNAAAHTGLPAIADDSGIEVDALNGQPGIYSARYAGKGAGDVENLNKLLNALRDVPETQRGARFQCLMVYMRHAEDPTPLICQGTWEGRILLEPRGQNGFGYDPVFYVPTHQCSSAELDPATKNAISHRGQALKQLCQLLVRVNT; from the coding sequence ATGAGTGATATCGTGCTGGCCAGCAGCAATACCGGCAAAGTAAGGGAAATCCAGGCACTGCTGGCTGACACTGACATAACCATTGTGCCTCAAAGCCAGTTCAACGTAGTCGATGCAGAAGAAACCGGCCTGACTTTTGTGGAAAACGCTATTTTGAAAGCCCGCAATGCCGCAGCTCACACCGGCCTGCCGGCCATAGCCGATGATTCCGGGATTGAGGTCGATGCTCTCAATGGTCAGCCGGGTATTTACTCGGCGCGCTACGCTGGCAAGGGTGCCGGTGATGTCGAAAACCTGAACAAGCTGCTGAACGCACTTCGGGATGTGCCCGAAACGCAGCGTGGCGCACGATTCCAGTGCCTGATGGTTTACATGCGACATGCCGAAGACCCGACGCCGCTGATTTGCCAGGGAACCTGGGAAGGACGCATTCTGCTTGAGCCGCGTGGACAAAACGGCTTCGGTTATGACCCGGTTTTCTATGTGCCCACACACCAATGCAGTTCGGCTGAACTGGACCCAGCCACCAAGAATGCTATCAGCCATCGCGGCCAGGCATTGAAACAACTCTGCCAATTGCTGGTTCGTGTAAACACGTAA